Proteins encoded together in one Thermomonospora curvata DSM 43183 window:
- a CDS encoding SRPBCC family protein: MEYEASRTMPAESRIVFDIAADVAAMNQWLPEEVRVHEVAPGLAEAAGSLVDVREERDGMLLGAPERLRLEWGSRDGPDYTGWLQVTDQGAGTSEVVVHLSFRGHRPSGEDAGPNRDVMQRMLEDSLERLAEEVGRRVTQPGS; encoded by the coding sequence ATGGAGTACGAGGCGAGCCGCACGATGCCGGCTGAAAGCAGGATCGTCTTCGACATCGCCGCCGACGTCGCGGCGATGAATCAGTGGCTGCCGGAGGAGGTCCGGGTGCACGAGGTCGCCCCGGGGCTGGCCGAGGCCGCAGGCAGCCTCGTCGATGTGCGCGAGGAACGCGACGGCATGCTGCTGGGCGCCCCCGAGCGGCTGCGGCTGGAGTGGGGCAGCCGGGACGGCCCGGACTACACCGGGTGGCTGCAGGTCACCGACCAGGGGGCGGGGACCAGCGAAGTGGTCGTCCACCTGTCTTTCCGCGGCCACCGCCCATCCGGCGAGGACGCCGGGCCAAACCGGGACGTCATGCAGCGGATGCTGGAGGACTCCCTGGAACGGCTCGCCGAGGAGGTCGGCCGCCGGGTGACCCAGCCGGGCTCCTGA
- a CDS encoding YihY/virulence factor BrkB family protein, giving the protein MSGRVKTWADKHLKGRNARAPSEEDVPRPEQGTSQPERDAPQPEQGASQPKRDVLRPEQGTSQPEQNAPRAEQEASQPKRDALQPEQGASQPEQDAPQPEQGTLQSQGDSPRPEGGEQASGVRREEHPSPGTLARTSWKDLLKRTFREFKEDNLTDWAAALTYYAVLSIFPAMLVIISLIGLGGASLSESIIRNVGDLAPGAVRDVLATALTELQRGAGAAGLVAVIGLVAAVWSASGYVAAFMRASNAIYDLPEGRPIWKTLPIRIAVTLVSLTLLSASAIAVVISGPLARKAGDLLGLGDAAVTVWNIAKWPVLLVAIAFLFALLYWASPNAKRGFTWVTPGGLLALAVWLLASVGFAFYVANFGSYNKTYGSLAGVIIFLVWLWISNIALLLGVELNAELQRARAIARGLPPDREPYVQPRDTRKFPEELRREVESQEHRLG; this is encoded by the coding sequence CGCAACGCCCGCGCTCCCTCGGAAGAGGACGTCCCCCGGCCCGAACAGGGCACCTCCCAGCCAGAGCGGGACGCTCCGCAACCAGAGCAAGGCGCCTCACAACCGAAGCGGGACGTCCTGCGGCCAGAACAGGGCACTTCACAACCGGAGCAGAACGCCCCACGAGCAGAGCAGGAAGCCTCACAGCCAAAGCGGGATGCCCTGCAGCCAGAACAGGGCGCTTCACAACCGGAACAAGACGCCCCACAACCAGAGCAGGGCACCCTGCAATCGCAGGGGGACTCCCCGCGGCCGGAGGGCGGCGAGCAGGCGTCCGGTGTCCGGCGCGAGGAGCATCCCTCGCCCGGAACGCTGGCGCGAACCTCCTGGAAGGACCTGCTCAAGCGGACGTTCCGGGAGTTCAAGGAGGACAATCTCACCGACTGGGCGGCGGCGCTGACCTACTACGCGGTGCTGTCGATCTTCCCGGCGATGCTGGTGATCATCTCGCTGATCGGGCTGGGCGGCGCCTCGCTGTCGGAGTCGATCATCCGGAACGTCGGGGACCTGGCGCCCGGCGCGGTGCGCGACGTGCTGGCCACCGCGCTGACCGAGCTGCAGCGCGGGGCGGGCGCCGCCGGGCTGGTGGCGGTGATCGGCCTGGTGGCGGCGGTGTGGTCGGCCTCGGGGTATGTGGCCGCCTTCATGCGGGCCTCCAACGCGATCTACGACCTGCCGGAGGGCCGGCCGATCTGGAAGACCCTGCCGATCCGGATCGCGGTGACGCTGGTGTCGCTGACGCTGCTGTCGGCCTCGGCCATCGCGGTGGTGATCTCCGGGCCGCTGGCCCGCAAGGCCGGAGACCTGCTGGGGCTGGGCGATGCGGCGGTGACGGTCTGGAACATCGCCAAGTGGCCGGTGCTGCTGGTGGCGATCGCCTTCCTGTTCGCGCTGCTGTACTGGGCCTCGCCCAACGCCAAGCGCGGCTTCACGTGGGTCACGCCCGGCGGGCTGCTGGCGCTGGCGGTGTGGCTGCTGGCCTCGGTGGGCTTTGCGTTCTACGTGGCCAACTTCGGCAGCTACAACAAGACCTACGGCAGCCTGGCCGGGGTGATCATCTTCCTGGTCTGGCTGTGGATCAGCAATATCGCGCTGCTGCTGGGAGTGGAGCTCAACGCCGAACTCCAGCGGGCGCGGGCCATCGCCCGGGGTCTTCCACCGGACCGGGAGCCGTACGTGCAGCCCCGCGACACCCGCAAGTTCCCCGAGGAGCTGCGCCGGGAGGTCGAGTCCCAGGAGCACCGGCTGGGCTGA